Part of the Cyanobacteria bacterium QS_8_64_29 genome is shown below.
CCGCATCCGCGCTGCCTGCCGCCGATTGCAAGGCAGGCGCATCCCAGCGCAGGAAGGGATTGGTGCGCTTTTCCACCGCGAGCTGCGACGGCACGGTGGCGCTATCCTGCTGGCGCTGCGCTTGCACCTCGCGCAAGCGCGCCTGCAGCTCGGGATTGTCGCCATCGACGGTGAGGGCGAACTGGAGGTTTTTGAGGGTGTATTCGTGCCCGCACCAGACGCGGGTGCAATCGGGGAACGCGCGCAGCTTGGCCAGCGAATCCACCATCTGCTCGGCGTTGCCCTCAAACAGGCGGCCGCAGCCGCCGGCAAACAGCGTATCGCCGCAGAACAGCTCGCCCGTTCCGCCCTCAGTCTCGGGCGGAAAGTAGTAGGCAATTTGGGCTCGCGTATGGCCGGGGGTAAAGACGATCTCGGCTTGGTGATCGCCCAAGGCGACCCGGTCGCCTTGTTCCAAAAAGCCATCCTGCTGCGGGATTCGGCCGCGATCGCCAGCACCGCCATAAACCCGAGCCTGGGGATGGCGCCGCTTGAGGGCCTCGTTGCCACCCACGTGGTCGAAGTGGTGGTGGGTGTTGAAAATGGCAACGAGCTCGGCCCCCAGCTGCGCCAGCAGCCGCTCGATGGGCTCAGATTCAGCCGGATCGACGGCGGCCGCTTCCTGGCGCTGCGGATCGTGCAGCAGGTACATGTAGTTGTCCGCTAGGGCAGGCACCCGATGGATGTCCATAGCCATGTTTCCCCAGGCGATTGGCGCTCGCGCACTCGCCTCCACCCTACCGCTGGCGCGGGAAGGTGACGAGGCCGCCGTTAGGATTGGGGCTGGCGCCCGTTTGTGGAGCTCCCGTGAGCGCATTCGCCCGCGAACGCCTGCTGTTTCAACCGGCCTCGCCGGACGTCCACGCCGTTCCCACCATCCTGGCCTATCCCAATACCTACAGCGTGGGCATCACCAGCCTGGGCTATCAGCTGGTGTGGGCCCATTTGGCAACGCGCACCGACGTCCGCGTCAGCCGCTCGTTTGGCGACGCCAGCGAGTCCCTGCCGCGCGAACCGGAGCTGGTGGGCTTTTCGGTGTCTTGGGAGCTGGACTACGGCAACATCCTGGATCGCCTCGAGGCACTGGAGCTGCCCGTGCGCACCGCCGATCGCGGTGATCGCCACCCGCTGGTCTTTGGCGGCGGCCCCGTGCTAAGCGCCAACCCCGAGCCCTTTGCTGATTTCTTTGACGCCATCTTGCTAGGGGACGGCGAGAATCTGCTCGACGGGCTGCTAGACGCTTACCAGGAAGTCCGCAACGCCGAGCGCGAGACGCAGCTGCACCGCCTGGCGCAGGTGCCGGGAATCTACGTCCCTAGCCGCTACGCGGTCACCTACCAAGCCCCAGACGAGCCCATCCAAGCCATCGAGCCCACTCACCCCGAGGTTCCGGCGCAGGTGCACAAGCAGACCTTTCGCGGCAACGGCCTGTCGCACTCGATGGTGGTGACCCCCGAGGCCGCTTGGGCGAGCATCTACATGGTGGAGGTGGTGCGCAGCTGCCCCGAGATGTGCCGCTTCTGCCTGGCCAGCTACTTGACGCTGCCCTTTCGCGCGGCCTCTGTGGAGCAATCCCTCATCCCCGCCATCGACCGGGGGTTGCAAGCCACCCAACGCATTGGCTTGCTAGGGGCCTCGGTGACCCAGCACCCAGAGTTTGAGGCCCTGCTCGATCGCTTGGCGCAACCGCAGTACGACGGCGTGCGGCTCAGCGTGGCCTCGGTGCGCGCCAATACGGTGACCGAGAAGCTGGCGCGTACCCTGGCCCGGCGCGAGACCCGCTCGGTCACCATCGCCGTCGAGAGCGGCTCGCCGCGGGTGCGCCAAATCGTCAACAAAAAGCTGGAGCAGGCCCAGATCGAGCGGGCTGCCATCAACGCTCGCGCCGGCGGCCTCAAGGGGCTCAAGCTTTACGGCATGGTGGGCGTGCCCGGCGAGGAACCGGCCGATTTGGACGACACAGTGGCCATGATGGCCTCGCTCAAGCAGGCAGCGCCGGGGTTGCGCCTGACCCTGGGCTGCAGCACCTTCGTGCCCAAAGCCCACACGCCCTTGCAGTGGTGCGGCCTGGATCCGGCCGGGAAAAAGCGGCAGCAGTACTTGCAGAAGCAGCTGCGCTCGCGCGGCATCGAGTTTCGGCCCGAGAGCTACAACTGGTCGGTGGTGCAGGCGCTGCTCTCGCGCGGCGATCGGCGGCTGTCGCAGTTGCTGGAGCTCGCGCGCGAGTACGGCGAGTCAGTGGGCAGCTACAAGCGGGCTTTCAAGGCCCTGCGCGGCCACATCCCGCCGCTAGAATTCTACGTTCACCAGCACTGGCCCCGCGATCGCGTCTTGCCC
Proteins encoded:
- a CDS encoding radical SAM protein codes for the protein MSAFARERLLFQPASPDVHAVPTILAYPNTYSVGITSLGYQLVWAHLATRTDVRVSRSFGDASESLPREPELVGFSVSWELDYGNILDRLEALELPVRTADRGDRHPLVFGGGPVLSANPEPFADFFDAILLGDGENLLDGLLDAYQEVRNAERETQLHRLAQVPGIYVPSRYAVTYQAPDEPIQAIEPTHPEVPAQVHKQTFRGNGLSHSMVVTPEAAWASIYMVEVVRSCPEMCRFCLASYLTLPFRAASVEQSLIPAIDRGLQATQRIGLLGASVTQHPEFEALLDRLAQPQYDGVRLSVASVRANTVTEKLARTLARRETRSVTIAVESGSPRVRQIVNKKLEQAQIERAAINARAGGLKGLKLYGMVGVPGEEPADLDDTVAMMASLKQAAPGLRLTLGCSTFVPKAHTPLQWCGLDPAGKKRQQYLQKQLRSRGIEFRPESYNWSVVQALLSRGDRRLSQLLELAREYGESVGSYKRAFKALRGHIPPLEFYVHQHWPRDRVLPWQHLQGPLPPQTLHQHYEAAARHFDRTPQPTA
- the gloB gene encoding hydroxyacylglutathione hydrolase produces the protein MDIHRVPALADNYMYLLHDPQRQEAAAVDPAESEPIERLLAQLGAELVAIFNTHHHFDHVGGNEALKRRHPQARVYGGAGDRGRIPQQDGFLEQGDRVALGDHQAEIVFTPGHTRAQIAYYFPPETEGGTGELFCGDTLFAGGCGRLFEGNAEQMVDSLAKLRAFPDCTRVWCGHEYTLKNLQFALTVDGDNPELQARLREVQAQRQQDSATVPSQLAVEKRTNPFLRWDAPALQSAAGSADAVATFAQIRRIKDRF